The genomic segment ACGGGGAACGGGTGCGGGTTTACCGCCGGCAGGGGGTCGAGGGCTCCGCAATGATGGCAGCAGGGGGAGCGACGGCGCTGCTGTAGAGTTGGCGATGTCGGTGACGGGCGGGAGAGGGTGCGATGTCGGTAATGGATGGTAGCTCGCCGCGAAATTTTGCGGTCGCGGGCTCGAAAGTCGAGATAAACTCAACTCGGTCGACGGGATGCGAGGAGGAGTAGAGTTGGGCCAGGCCACTTGTAGCAATGGGTGACTATGGGGCCGAGTAAGTCACAGGCCTGCCAAGCGGAAGAAAGCGGTCGGGGGCAGCGAGAATGGTATTGGTCGAGAGAGAACACCACCCCAGAAGTCGACGAGGTACAACTTTGTAGGTAGCCGCGGAGTCGCAGGACGACGGCAAATGGGTGAGTGAGGATGATTGGAGTTACGGTTCGCAGAGGATAAGCTGAGTGGTCGCAAAGCACGTCGCGGATGACGAAGCTTTTCTGGCTTTGAGGGGAATATCAAATGCAAAGTAGAAGCAACGGACGGATGACTGATGATGTGACGAAGACAAGGCGAGTCTGGGTCGTAGTATAGCAGAGGTGGGCGAGAGAGAGATATGGGAGGGTTGTCCACAGCAATACAGTGGCTGTATCCGTATGGACTGAAGAACCGGGCCAACAGGAATTGTAGCCAGCAACAAGCAACAGGAGACAGCGACAGCGACGGGTAGAACTCAAGGCAAGGTAGAATAAGGTGGTGACTGGATGCAGCCAGCAGGACGGGAGGACGATGAAGTGACCAAGGCACGGGAAATGGGACGGGGGGGTGACTATTAGGATGCGGGATTGGAGGAGGGAAGGCGTGGAAGGCGTGGTAAGGTTACCGTGGGTACAACGGGCATGTACTCCGGTAGCTTCAAGCCTTTTTCACTGAGAGTgcgagtgagagtgagagtgagagtgagagggcGTGGCATGAGAGAGAATTGGGGGTGAGTCGTGACCGGGGAGGCACTGGGACGGACGGGGGACCCGCGGAGGAGACGAGGGATGGGACGGGATGacctgtacggagtacccaGTAGGTGACTGAAGTGAGCGATGATGCTGGCCGAGGTCTTTTACTTTGCTCGATTGTTCATACAAGGTAGCTTTTGCAGAGTTTACTGGAGAATTGTTCATAGGTATGCAGACTGTACAGAGTGAAAGTTGTGAGATGAGTACAATGTCTCGACTGAACCCATCACACACCACCAGTCAATTGCATTGCATTTTATCTGTAGACAATCTGATAACACATGAATTGGGTGTGAGCGACCAAAGGGGGTGAGATGAAATGCGGGAGAATGAGGGCGGGCAGGTGCTGCAGTCAATGCATTGCAGCCGATGACGCCTGTGTCCCCGCCTTCTGTTCGCGGCCTGAATGCGCATTGCTCACTCGTCCAGCTACCATGGCTATACATAAGAGAGAGTGCCCCAATTACCTCAGTTAATCAGCTAAGAGAAgtggaagaaaaagaagggaCGTGTGAGACGCGGGGACACCTCAATCTGCGTCGTTTACCGCTAGCCACGTTGGAAGGGTCTTCCCGGCCTGTGCCATTTTCTGCGCTGTCAAGCCCTGCGCCGCCCTCATTTTCCTTCTCTCCGCTACGCCGCCGCTGTAGAGTGAAGCTTGTCGGCtgtccctctctctctctccctcgcACGCACTAACTAACAAGTTGTCACTGCCACGCCACGGAGCTACGGTAATCGTGGGTAGCTTAGCGTGGAAGGCGTGGTTTATCTCCAACTGTCATAGCCGTCACTCCTACGAACCGACTTCCTGTCGCTTCTGGCGTCCCACGCGTTGGCTCATGGCGTACGCTAACAAAAACTTTGGTCCCTTAGCGGGCTGGCGAGTAACTGGCTGGCAGCTAAATGGCCATTCGCTCGGTGGCTCGTGTTAGACGAACTGCTGGGCTGCAAGCGTCGCAAAAGGAAGGCACTTAACCACTTTACTCACGTTGACAGCGACCACAGGCGCGGTTGGCGGATGTACAGCGTCCCTTTTATCCTTTTCTAGCAACTTATGTCATACCTATAATTCGTCAACAGCCGTACATCCCTACTTCCAGAGTACTCACTggcactcactcactcattcACTCATCCAGGGTACTCACTCACATCCATAACCCACACATACCTCCCATAACGTCCCGAACACGACAATGGCACGCGACAGCAACGCGATACAGCCCTGTAGTCTTGCGCTATATGCCCTGAAGGATTCACCAAGCTGCCACTGCTGCCACTGCTGCTCCTCAAGTCTCCCCTTTGGATACCTCTCAAACATAAACACCCCATGAGTTGAACTTTTAGGGGTCAAGGCTCACTCATCGGGCTTGCGGACTTTACTCTGCGCCCGCTCTCCAGCAAGTACTTTCCAAGGGCACAGCACCAAGAGCCTCAGATGGCGGGGGACGGAGGCTTCGGCAGGGCGCTGAAATCCAAAGAGTTGGAGAAAACGGGCACAGACTGGGGTCAAACTCTGTGCTCTTGCAGCCTCTTTCCTGCACTCCAAGCCCTCAGACACTGTCAAAGCACTCTCACTCTCCGTCATCCATCCCACTTGCTGTGTACACGCCATATTCTCATTCTGTGTATCTCCCCTTAGGTTGGCGTTGGACGCGCATAGGTACCCCTCGCAGGAACTGCTCCTACAAAATACGATGTGCtcattaactaattagcttCAAGAGAAGCCATGCTCTCAACTTGGGTTACAGACTGTCGTCTCGCCTCTTTAACTCTATGCCCCTCACTCTCACCGGGCCTTACACTCGGTGACTCAAGAGTTGAATCTCCAGATTTTCCAGACTGTCCAGAGACTAGAAGAAAGCTCACCTTACCCGCCCCATCTCCACAGTCTAAGCCTCAGCCTCATGTTGAAGAAAGGGCTGTGCCAATTGACACTCACCCTATTCATATATCCCTAACCTTACTACAGTATCAGGCCAAAGTTTAACCCCCTTGTCAGGTATCTTCGCCCATGCTTCTCGAGATTACATCAGCAGTATTACTTTCGAGATTCTTGTGCACGTCGAACAAAATTTTGGCCATTGAGAGTCACTGCTCTACCCTGGTCAGACCCACACTACCTGGTAGGGAGTTTAAACATACCCCTAAGGACCAAGTACACTTTCAGTATTCGGTCATAACGTCCGACCCAGCAGCTCCCTGTCACCACCCGTGATTCCCTTTTGGGACTCGCGTTCTTCATTGCACTGTTGATACTGTCTGTGAGTACGGGTTCTCCCAGTCTCACCTTACATCGGTGAACTCACCTTCCTCCCGTGCCTTTGTAATACTTCACCCCTTCTTAGGTGAAGAGCTTGGGTCAGCTTTCGCGTTTGGTATGCTTAATGGCGTGTGTCTCTAGTTGCAAACAAGTAGCCATCATACACATTCATCGCATAAAAGACAATCTTGGATCGGCGTCGCCGTTCAACGCCGCATCATCGAATTTTACACCCTCCTTCCATGCTCCCTCTTTTGGCGCGATCCTAACCCCAGGTACCGGCTTCTTCCCGTCACGCCTCAACGGCCCTTTACCCTGCTGGGCTCTGTCCATCATTCAGTATGGTTGGCCCGAGGAAAGACACGACTGTTGGTCCCAGCTCGAGGTGCTCTGTAACATGCCTTTGTCTGGTATAAATGCGCCGTTGTGAAAAGACTGACTCGAACTGTTGGCATCGTCTGCGAACCGCACCACCTGCATCCCCGAACCAAGCGCGGCGTCCCATGAAGACAAAACTGACCGAACAATAAGTGTGCCATCCTTTTGACAGCGGGCCACATGCCACTTGGAAAATTAAACTCGTCTTCGTCTCTCAGTCGTGTTAACATCATCATCACTCAACCTCAAAATACCATCAGAATAGGGGGCGCGTGCGTGCATCAATAGTGAAAACCGTATCTCGTTATTTTCCCCTCACATCACATGACCAGTAGCCATGCAGTCTGGTCTGCCCGAGTCTGACCTCGTATGAGGGACGACCAACAGGGCTGTCTAATTTCCCGCCTGTCCGTTTGTCCGTTCGCCAGCTCATCGTCTGAGCTGAAGGGCCCAAGACCCCTCCTCCATGCACCCGACTTGCAGCATCATGCAGTTTTTtctagaaaaaaaaaaaggtcgtTCCGCAGGTCACATGCGGGCTAATTCGTCATGGTACGTCCTCGTGGCCGGCTTGTAGCGTTCTGGCACGAGAGGAGGAGAACAGATGCGGGCCCAGTTCTCAGGGGTATCTCCAAGTATTTTGTCGTTTGACGCCTAAATTAGTCTGACGCATTCTTCAGCTTCTTCGATGTGTCCCCCTTCTAGATGGGCTTAATCTTAAAGTGCAGCGCGATCAAGCTGAACACCAGCGCCTTCAGGTCCTGCACCAGGTAGTAGAAGACGCGCAGGCCTTCAGGGTCGGCAGACTCTGTCACGTCAACCAGTGAGCCGATCTTGGCCGTCTGTTCGAAACACGTCAGTCAGCCCGAATCTCCAAGTCCAACAAAGTCGCTTTCAACCCACCTCAAAGGAGATGTGGTCGTTGCCCAGCCGAATCTCCAACTCCTGACGTCCGTCCTTGTTCTTTTGTGGCCACTTTGAGTCATCTTCCCTTCACCCTGTATGTCAGCGTATCTCCGGGGATGGTTGATTTTGGGTATCCCACTTCAGAATCTCGCTCGTCTTGATGATGCGCTTGATCTCGTCGACAATGAGAGCGCTGACGCACACTAGATGTTGCCATTAGTGATGCTCGTTGAAGTATTAGGGGAAAGGCGCCGTACTCTCTTTGCGGATCAGACTGTCATTTCGGTAGTTGGAGTTATTCGCATAACGCGCGACTGCGCTACGTCCATCGCCAACGACGCGGAAGTCGAACTCTGGTAGAAAGAACGTCAGAAGGTTGCTCGAAGAACCGGATAGTGGGGTTGGGATTCGGTGTTACCCAAGAACTCGTGTCCGAATCGCCCAGAGTGACCGGAGCTACATCTCAATTAGCATTTATTCATAACACGGTGTAAAGCTCTGGCTACATACTAGTAGCGGAGGTAGAACTGATCGTTGGGGGCCGCCATTGTGACAACAGTGTTGGCGACAATTGGCAATGTCGGTGAAATGTCACGGCTGGTGTCTTCGAGCTGCAAGGCTGGAGATGGGAATGCCAGGAAAAGCGGGATGGTCCCCATCGAGTCCAGCCTAGCCCGCGGTGCCTCGCCGGTAGGGTAGCGGGGTCCGATCCGACATGGTCCAAGCTTCCTCCAGTCGCCAATGGAGAGCTCTTGCCCGCCAAGGGAGGCTCTTATCAGTTAATCCGTTCCGTCTCCGTGTTTTGTGCAAGGCGGCAAGGGGTCAAGTCCCATTAAAACCTGAATCACGTGTGATTACCTAAGTAAGTGACACCTGTCCGGCGCTGGTGCCCAGGGACAGATATTCACGAAATGGAGGCCAGAGTGTGAGAGAGAGCCCAGGTACCGAGCCGTATGTCGGAACTTATTGCTTTCAACACAGCACAACAAGGCGACGCATGACTACCTAGGACTCGTGTGGAAGAGGACAGTCTCGCTGGATGGCCTAATGTTCGTCTTATTCCCCAATCCCCTCAAGTTTGGTCACTTTGGGTTGTGAACTCGCAGCGATAGACAGCTTCCCTTAGCTAACACGTATTCCACCCCCGTCCCTAGACCGTCCAATCCCCACCGCCCAGCTTCGATACATCCCACTCGAACACCCCGAACTCCCCCTTGAACACGTCCTCAACCACAGCGCCGGCACCTCGCCAGCAACATCACACCGCACCCGCCACGATGGCCTCCTTTCTGGAAAATGCGTACAGCTTGGTGCACCAGGACAATGCCGCCGACGTTCCCTCCCTCTCGGACCTGCGCACGCAGCTCGAGAAGGGCACCGACGAGAGCAAAGTCGAGACCATGAAGCGCATTCTCACGATCATGCTCAATGGCGATCCCATGCCCAACTTGCTCATGCACATCATCCGATTCGTCATGCCCTCGAAGCACAAGGCTCTGAAGAAGCTATTGTACTTTTACTATGAGATTTGCCCCAAGCTCGACTCCAATGGCAAGCTGAAGCAAGAAATGATCTTGGTCTGGTTCGTGGCTGGCTTGTTCGTTCCCTTCGCAGCTGCACCCCTGCTGACACTCTGGCCTTAGCAACGGTATCAGAAACGACTTGCAGCACCCCAACGAGTACATCCGGGGAAACACTCTTCGCTTCTTGTGCAAGCTTAGAGAAGCCGAGCTCATCGAGCCTCTCCTCTCATCCGCCAGACAATGTCTCGAGCACCGCCACGCCTATGTGCGCAAGAACGCCGTCTTTGCGGTTTCCTCCATCTACACACATTCCGCCAGCCTGATTCCCGATGCCTCAGAGCTCATTGCCACATTCCTCGAATCCGAGAACGATCCCACATGCAAGCGCAACGCTTTTGCTGCGCTGGCCTCTATCGACCACGAGAAGGCACTGCTCTACCTGAGCACGGTATTTGAGGGTATCCCGAACGCAGAAGAGCTATTGCAGCTTGTTGAGCTCGAGTTCATCCGCAAGGATGCCGTCCAGAACTCTCAGAACAAGGTAACGAGAACCGAGAACGGACATTGCCTTGTCGCACATCTGACTTTGATTAGGCACGGTATCTCAGACTCATTTTCGACCTCCTCGAAGCCAACACCTCGACCGTCGTATACGAAGCCGCTTCCTCATTAACCGCCCTCACCAACAACCCCGTCGCCGTCAAGGCCGCGGCCGCCAAGTTCATCGAGCTCAGCATCAAGGAGGCCGATAACAATGTCAAGCTCATCGTGCTTGACCGGGTTGATCAACTGCGGAAAAAGAACGAGGGTATTCTGGACGACCTGGTTATGGAGATCCTCCGCGTTCTTTCCAGCCCCGATATTGATGTCAGACGCAAGGCTCTGGATATTGCTCTCGAGATGGTGTCAAGCAAGAATGTCGAGGAGGTTGTCCTGCTGCTTAAGAAGGAGCTCTCCAAGACTGTCGACCAGGAGTACGAGAAGAACACCGAGTACCGCCAGCTCCTCATCCACACCATCCACCAGTGCGCCATCAAGTTCTCAGAGGTTGCCGCTAGCGTCGTGGACCTGCTCATGGACTTCATCGCCGACTTCAATAACACTTCAGCCGTCGATGTCATCAACTTCGTCAAGGAGGTCGTGGAGAAGTTCCCCAAGCTGCGGAAGCCGATCGTCCAGAGGCTGGTTGCCACCCTCAGCGAGGTGCGTGCCGGAAAGGTGTACAGAGGTATCATGTGGATCATAGGAGAATACTCCCTGGAGGAGCGCGACATTCGGGATGCATGGAAGAGCATTCGTGCCAGCCTCGGCGAGATCCCGATTCTCGCTTCGGAACAACGACTTCTGGACGGCGATAGCGAAGAAGAGAACAAGGAGCAGGTCAACGGACACTCAAAGCCCGCAGCACCTACCGGCTCCCGCAAGGTTCTTGCCGACGGAACGTACGCGACCGAGACCGCCCTTACCAGCCAgtctgctgttgctgccaAGCTGGAGGCTGTCAAGGCTGCCCAGAAGCCTCCTCTGCGCCAGCTCATTCTCGACGGCGATTACTACCTCGCAACCGTTCTCTCCGCCACCCTCGTCAAGTTGGTTATGCGCCACGCAGAGATCTCTGCCGAGTCAGCGCGCACCAATGCTCTCCGCGGTGAGGCCATGCTTATCATGATCTCCATCATCCGCGTCGGCCAGTCGCAATTTGTCAAGGCCCCCATTGATGAGGACTCGGTTGATCGCATCATGTCTTGCGTCCGCTCGCTTGCCGAGTTCGCCCAGAACAAGGAGCTCGAGACTGTATACCTCGACGACACCCGCAAGGCGTTCAGAGCGATGGTCCAggccgaggagaagaagaaggccgcCAAGGAGGCCGTTGAGAAGGCCAAGACGGCCATCCAGGTTGACGATGTCGTTCAGATCCGCCAGCTCTCGAAGAAGAATGCCAGCGATGGTCTGGACGAGACCGAGGTTGACCTGGAGCGCGCAACAGGTGGAGAGGCCACCGCTGAGGATCTCTCGTCTAAGCTCAGCCGTGTGGTGCAGCTTACCGGTTTCTCCGACCCTGTTTACGCCGAGGCCTACGTCAAGGTTCACCAGTTCGACATCGTTCTGGACGTCCTTCTGGTCAACCAGACGATGGAGACGCTGCAGAATCTCTCCGTCGAGTTTGCCACTCTCGGTGACTTGAAGGTCGTTGAGCGGCCGACGACACAAAACCTGGGACCTCATGACTTCCACAACGTGCAGTGCACAATCAAGGTGTCCTCTACGGACACTGGTGTCATCTTTGGCAACGTTGTCTACGACGGTGCTCACTCAACGGATACA from the Colletotrichum lupini chromosome 3, complete sequence genome contains:
- a CDS encoding mago nashi codes for the protein MGTIPLFLAFPSPALQLEDTSRDISPTLPIVANTVVTMAAPNDQFYLRYYSGHSGRFGHEFLEFDFRVVGDGRSAVARYANNSNYRNDSLIRKEMCVSALIVDEIKRIIKTSEILKEDDSKWPQKNKDGRQELEIRLGNDHISFETAKIGSLVDVTESADPEGLRVFYYLVQDLKALVFSLIALHFKIKPI